The following proteins come from a genomic window of Candidatus Francisella endociliophora:
- a CDS encoding TolC family protein codes for MKKVGLYLFGIFGLLTAFASENTPVPKYNDVGRPIGTDVASKPYSVEKQYAKADQIKENNAFYNLKKADEVAMVGDTEDKYYSLVDIYVLAAEHNADYQAARSTFAANVETVPTALGALLPQIDASYNLRRDLYKQFGGTVNDTVNLVNFSGSQTLFDWGKWKTYTQATYLQKSYAMIYAKAEQTLITDTVTAYFELLRSEQALQFQFANEAWNKKLYLTQKYQYNSGMVSYADFKTTDAQYRQAIADRVNAQRNLINAKAVMAKLIGKRISSILYISKDTEFGNPVPDDINYWLNTAEKYNLDIAQKKFEYEAAGEGVGIEWGNFFPNVNLTGGILMSSNNLSGARNQTQNIPKKYDVANIGGEVNWNLLRGGSDYAKLKKASYDNQAADYALLQTKRETYAGTVEAYQTVVLDAVRIDAFRKSVYSGIASVKAILEGFEAGTQTIVDLLNRQAILVQAQLSFADSIFNYVEDYVRLKQLQGSLTYKDVEYINSILGKTDIISQIATE; via the coding sequence ATGAAAAAAGTCGGCTTATACCTTTTTGGGATATTTGGGTTATTAACTGCTTTTGCTAGTGAAAATACCCCTGTTCCAAAATATAATGATGTAGGCAGACCTATAGGCACAGATGTTGCATCAAAACCATACAGTGTTGAGAAACAATATGCAAAAGCCGATCAGATAAAAGAAAACAATGCTTTTTATAATCTTAAAAAAGCCGATGAAGTGGCTATGGTCGGAGATACTGAAGACAAGTATTACAGCCTAGTAGATATTTATGTTTTAGCTGCTGAGCATAATGCTGATTATCAAGCAGCTAGATCAACTTTCGCGGCAAATGTTGAAACAGTACCTACAGCTTTAGGTGCTTTGCTTCCTCAGATCGATGCCAGTTATAATTTGCGGAGAGACTTATATAAGCAGTTTGGTGGAACTGTGAATGATACTGTCAATTTGGTCAATTTTAGTGGTTCACAAACTCTTTTTGATTGGGGTAAATGGAAAACATATACTCAAGCAACATATTTACAAAAATCCTATGCGATGATTTATGCAAAGGCAGAGCAAACTTTAATTACAGATACGGTAACAGCATATTTTGAGCTTTTAAGATCAGAGCAAGCTTTACAGTTTCAATTTGCGAATGAGGCATGGAACAAGAAGTTATATTTGACCCAAAAGTATCAATATAACTCAGGTATGGTATCTTATGCTGACTTTAAAACAACCGATGCTCAATATCGTCAGGCGATTGCAGATAGAGTCAATGCTCAGAGAAATTTAATTAATGCAAAAGCCGTTATGGCGAAGCTTATTGGTAAGCGAATAAGCTCTATTTTATATATATCAAAAGATACTGAATTTGGTAATCCTGTTCCTGATGATATTAATTATTGGCTAAATACAGCTGAGAAATACAACTTAGATATAGCACAGAAAAAGTTTGAATATGAGGCAGCTGGTGAAGGTGTTGGGATAGAGTGGGGTAATTTTTTTCCAAATGTTAATCTTACAGGTGGTATTTTGATGTCAAGCAACAATCTTTCTGGTGCTAGAAATCAGACTCAAAATATTCCTAAAAAATATGATGTTGCTAATATAGGCGGAGAAGTTAATTGGAATTTGCTTAGAGGTGGTTCTGATTATGCTAAGTTGAAGAAGGCTAGTTATGATAATCAAGCAGCTGATTATGCGCTATTACAAACAAAAAGAGAAACTTATGCAGGTACTGTTGAAGCGTATCAGACAGTTGTTTTAGACGCTGTTAGGATTGATGCATTTAGAAAATCAGTATATTCAGGTATTGCCTCTGTAAAAGCTATTTTAGAAGGGTTTGAGGCTGGGACACAGACTATTGTTGACTTACTTAACCGTCAGGCAATACTTGTCCAAGCACAGCTTTCATTTGCTGATTCAATATTTAATTATGTTGAGGATTATGTCAGATTAAAACAGTTACAAGGAAGTCTAACATATAAAGATGTTGAATATATCAATAGTATCCTTGGTAAGACAGATATTATTTCGCAGATTGCAACGGAGTAA
- a CDS encoding protein-L-isoaspartate O-methyltransferase family protein, which produces MDFEFARENMVKQQVLTEGLSLDGVAKIMADIPREKFLPKEIQGLAYCDTPLVFGDRELRSPTLTARMIEALDVQPNSSVLKLGLECGYPAALLAKMAEKVELVDYGEDRLAIAKQQLAEIGINNVEFVHAESLHEKASSQQKYDRIYISTVLEEDELDESLLVFLDMNGKVVYVVRTCICDKVYSVTKTSKDGYEKTFLFDVYNK; this is translated from the coding sequence ATGGATTTCGAGTTTGCTAGAGAAAATATGGTAAAACAGCAGGTGCTTACGGAAGGACTTTCTTTAGACGGTGTAGCTAAGATTATGGCAGATATTCCTAGAGAAAAGTTTTTACCTAAAGAGATTCAGGGCTTAGCTTATTGTGATACGCCTCTTGTTTTTGGCGATAGAGAGCTAAGAAGTCCAACTCTTACAGCAAGGATGATAGAGGCTCTTGATGTACAGCCAAACAGTTCTGTTTTGAAACTTGGTTTAGAATGCGGTTATCCTGCAGCATTGTTAGCAAAGATGGCTGAGAAAGTTGAGTTAGTTGATTATGGTGAAGATAGATTAGCTATAGCTAAGCAACAACTAGCTGAGATTGGCATAAATAATGTTGAATTTGTTCATGCTGAGAGTCTACATGAAAAAGCTAGCAGCCAACAGAAATATGATCGTATATATATATCAACAGTTTTGGAAGAAGACGAGCTTGATGAATCTTTATTAGTGTTTTTAGACATGAATGGTAAGGTTGTTTATGTGGTACGTACTTGCATTTGTGATAAAGTATATAGTGTGACAAAGACATCTAAAGATGGATATGAGAAAACATTTCTTTTTGATGTATATAACAAATAG
- the yegQ gene encoding tRNA 5-hydroxyuridine modification protein YegQ, with protein sequence MKRPELLSPAGSLKAMRYAFAYGADAVYIGQPRYSLRARNNEFSKLEILETAVNEAHAQGKKIMLANNIAPHNAKIKTYIKDIAPVMALKPDAMIMSDPGMIMLIREHFPDQEIHLSVQANAVNYETVRFWQKFGITRVVLSRELSLREIAEIKENVPDMEIETFVHGSLCMAYSGRCLLSGYYSHRDPNQGVCNNACRNNYKVAEAKQNEWGDFEPVQTQSTLGLGTPSDKVVLIENDKEPGQYNPMFEDEHGTYIMNSKDLRAIQHVEAMTKMGVDCFKIEGRTKSFFYAARTAQLYDQAIKDTLAGKPFDMSLMDKLEGLAHRGYTEGFYRRHVHDEYQKYENSDSRSSTQQFVGEITNFDEQTGYADINVRNKMKIGDSIELMLPSGSREIILDNMLDKDGNHMEEAKGSGYQTKVRFDNVTSEDMKFALMIKNLK encoded by the coding sequence ATGAAACGACCAGAACTTCTATCACCAGCAGGTTCACTTAAAGCTATGCGTTATGCTTTTGCTTATGGTGCAGATGCTGTATATATTGGGCAACCAAGATATAGTTTACGAGCTAGAAACAATGAATTCTCAAAACTTGAGATTCTTGAAACTGCTGTCAATGAGGCTCATGCTCAAGGCAAAAAAATAATGCTTGCAAACAATATTGCCCCACATAATGCCAAGATCAAAACCTATATAAAAGATATTGCCCCTGTAATGGCTTTAAAACCTGACGCTATGATTATGTCAGATCCTGGTATGATTATGTTAATAAGAGAGCATTTCCCAGATCAAGAAATTCACCTATCAGTACAGGCAAATGCAGTAAACTACGAAACTGTTAGGTTTTGGCAAAAATTTGGAATTACAAGAGTTGTGTTATCTCGTGAACTATCACTAAGAGAAATCGCAGAAATAAAAGAGAATGTTCCTGATATGGAAATTGAAACTTTTGTACATGGCTCCCTTTGTATGGCATATTCTGGAAGATGCTTACTTTCAGGCTACTATAGCCATAGAGATCCCAATCAAGGTGTTTGTAATAACGCTTGTCGTAATAACTACAAAGTAGCTGAAGCTAAGCAAAATGAGTGGGGAGATTTTGAACCTGTTCAAACACAATCTACACTTGGGCTAGGTACTCCATCTGACAAAGTTGTACTAATAGAAAATGATAAAGAACCTGGCCAATATAACCCAATGTTTGAAGACGAACATGGTACATACATCATGAACTCAAAAGACCTACGTGCAATACAGCATGTTGAAGCGATGACAAAGATGGGAGTTGATTGCTTTAAAATTGAGGGGCGCACAAAATCATTCTTTTATGCTGCTAGAACTGCTCAGCTATATGATCAAGCCATCAAAGACACTTTAGCTGGTAAGCCCTTTGATATGTCACTAATGGATAAACTTGAAGGTCTTGCACACAGAGGTTACACAGAAGGTTTTTATCGTCGCCATGTCCATGATGAATATCAAAAATACGAAAACTCTGACTCACGTAGTTCTACTCAGCAATTTGTTGGTGAAATTACTAATTTTGATGAGCAAACAGGCTATGCTGATATTAACGTTCGCAACAAAATGAAAATCGGTGATAGCATTGAACTAATGTTACCATCAGGAAGCCGTGAAATTATCCTAGACAATATGCTAGATAAAGATGGTAATCACATGGAAGAAGCAAAAGGTAGTGGCTATCAAACAAAAGTTAGATTTGATAATGTCACTTCTGAAGATATGAAGTTTGCCTTAATGATTAAGAACCTGAAGTAA
- a CDS encoding multidrug effflux MFS transporter — MWKYSPLKTILILGPMVFAFALAMDVYMPVLPEMRQSLNTTQQMVQITLSLFLVVTGVGQLFLGPLSDQLGRFKVILISSILFVFGSILCALSSTIEFLIAARVVQGLGCCGLSVCAFAIIRDAYSGKTSSMIYSFINAIISISPIIGPLIGVQLAMHFQWQSAFIFLTGLAFISFLIVVIFVKESLPIERRKKMSWDVFARYLYVGKSLQFWAYSLTAVSGMASFFILFSMTPYIITYLGYPISEIYVVFGSAGLAFMIGSLLSGAIVNKLGVYKTAIFGVACVFLAGVTSLTIYLVYGLSLWGFFAPCFFATFGAAFTTGTGASGSLEPFYEIAGVAAALFGTMEFAISGVIGSIAMLFPATSSLPIAITMIIMSVICFALLIILKEPK, encoded by the coding sequence ATGTGGAAATATTCTCCATTAAAAACTATTCTGATCTTAGGGCCTATGGTTTTTGCTTTTGCACTAGCTATGGATGTATATATGCCTGTTCTACCTGAAATGCGTCAATCTTTAAATACAACTCAGCAAATGGTACAAATAACATTGTCATTGTTTTTGGTTGTTACAGGAGTAGGGCAGTTATTTCTTGGACCGCTATCTGATCAACTTGGTAGGTTTAAAGTTATTTTGATTTCATCAATATTATTTGTCTTCGGTTCTATCCTATGTGCGCTATCTAGTACCATTGAGTTTTTAATAGCTGCTAGGGTAGTTCAAGGGCTTGGGTGTTGTGGGCTATCAGTCTGCGCATTTGCTATTATTAGAGATGCATACTCAGGTAAGACTAGTTCGATGATATATAGCTTTATAAATGCCATTATTTCAATATCACCTATTATAGGTCCTTTGATAGGTGTACAGTTAGCTATGCATTTTCAGTGGCAATCAGCATTTATATTTCTTACTGGCTTGGCTTTTATATCATTCTTGATAGTTGTAATTTTTGTAAAAGAAAGCCTTCCTATTGAAAGACGTAAAAAAATGTCCTGGGATGTGTTTGCAAGATATTTGTATGTTGGTAAATCATTACAGTTTTGGGCTTATTCACTTACAGCAGTATCTGGTATGGCATCATTCTTTATATTGTTTTCAATGACGCCATATATTATTACTTATTTAGGATATCCAATATCTGAAATATATGTTGTATTTGGTTCAGCTGGATTAGCATTTATGATTGGTTCACTTCTATCAGGAGCTATAGTAAATAAGTTAGGAGTTTATAAAACAGCTATATTTGGTGTTGCTTGTGTATTTTTAGCAGGAGTTACTTCTTTGACTATATATTTGGTATATGGCTTAAGTTTATGGGGCTTCTTTGCACCATGTTTTTTTGCAACATTTGGTGCGGCTTTTACAACTGGTACTGGTGCTAGTGGTAGTCTAGAGCCTTTTTATGAGATAGCGGGAGTTGCTGCAGCATTATTTGGAACTATGGAATTCGCTATTAGTGGAGTAATAGGTAGTATTGCTATGCTTTTCCCTGCAACAAGTTCTTTGCCAATAGCTATTACAATGATTATTATGTCTGTAATCTGTTTTGCTCTGCTGATTATATTAAAAGAGCCAAAGTAA
- the nhaD gene encoding sodium:proton antiporter NhaD: protein MYKKIILLLSAIMLPMLSFAQSEKTLSAVSVHAIDHPLAIAAIVVFILAYLLVMTEDFTKLNKSKPVILAAGIIWILVALVGKSLGADNIVHTNFNHIMTEYGELLLFLLVAMAYINLMEDRNVFAKLKSTLLRAGFGYLATFWLTGIISFFLSAVADNLTTALVMSTVVISIGKDNKKFITMACVNVVVAANAGGAFSPFGDITTLMVWQTGVVKFTEFFAIFLPSLVNFLVPAIIMSFFMPKMETQSIIEEKVELKRGAVPVILLFILTIATAVSFEHLLHLPPSLGMMTGFGYVMIYNYLYGLKVAVENRNPNGRKMPPHAFDIFDKVKEAEWDTLLFFYGILVSVQGLAALGYLGVASQYIYIDMQSIAPSLFDAHTQANTIIGVLSAIIDNIPVMFAVLSMNPTMEHAQWLLITLTAGVGGSLLAIGSAAGVAVMGKAKGKYTFMGHLKWTWVIAIGYFASIIVHLLINH from the coding sequence ATGTACAAAAAAATCATTCTACTATTGTCAGCAATTATGCTGCCAATGCTGTCTTTTGCACAAAGTGAAAAGACTCTAAGCGCTGTTAGCGTACACGCTATCGATCATCCCTTAGCAATTGCCGCTATTGTAGTCTTTATATTAGCTTATTTATTAGTTATGACTGAGGATTTTACAAAACTAAATAAATCCAAACCTGTGATTTTAGCAGCTGGAATTATTTGGATACTTGTAGCACTGGTTGGAAAATCTCTAGGTGCAGACAATATTGTCCATACAAACTTTAATCATATTATGACAGAGTATGGCGAGTTACTCCTTTTCCTATTAGTTGCAATGGCATATATCAACCTTATGGAAGATCGAAATGTATTTGCTAAACTAAAAAGCACTCTTCTAAGAGCTGGCTTCGGATACTTAGCAACTTTTTGGCTTACTGGTATTATTTCGTTTTTCTTATCAGCTGTTGCTGATAATTTAACTACTGCTCTAGTTATGAGTACTGTTGTCATATCTATAGGTAAAGATAACAAAAAATTTATAACGATGGCTTGTGTAAACGTAGTAGTTGCAGCTAATGCTGGTGGTGCTTTTTCACCATTTGGAGATATTACAACTCTTATGGTTTGGCAAACAGGTGTTGTCAAATTCACTGAATTCTTTGCTATATTCTTACCTTCTCTTGTGAACTTTTTAGTTCCAGCGATTATTATGAGCTTCTTTATGCCAAAAATGGAGACTCAATCTATAATAGAAGAAAAAGTAGAACTTAAACGAGGAGCAGTTCCTGTTATTCTACTTTTCATACTAACAATTGCAACTGCTGTTTCATTTGAGCATTTATTGCACTTACCACCATCATTAGGAATGATGACAGGTTTTGGTTATGTAATGATATATAACTATCTATATGGATTAAAAGTGGCTGTAGAGAACAGAAATCCAAATGGCCGCAAAATGCCTCCTCATGCTTTTGATATTTTTGATAAGGTAAAAGAGGCTGAATGGGATACGTTACTTTTCTTCTATGGAATACTCGTTTCTGTACAGGGTCTAGCAGCTCTTGGATACCTTGGTGTAGCCTCTCAGTATATCTATATTGATATGCAATCGATTGCACCATCACTATTTGACGCTCACACTCAAGCAAACACTATTATAGGAGTTCTTTCAGCTATTATTGATAATATCCCAGTGATGTTTGCTGTGCTTAGTATGAACCCAACGATGGAACATGCTCAATGGCTGCTTATCACACTTACAGCTGGTGTAGGTGGTAGCTTACTGGCTATTGGTTCAGCAGCAGGTGTTGCTGTTATGGGTAAAGCTAAAGGCAAATATACTTTTATGGGGCATCTAAAATGGACTTGGGTTATTGCTATAGGCTATTTTGCCAGCATCATTGTTCATTTACTAATTAATCATTAA
- a CDS encoding SbmA/BacA-like family transporter produces MSFIRDIYYILKPFFSRATNYKIIVFAIVICVVLEFVGVGLGVWLNYWYIDFYDSLANYNQQLLIHQIIVFIFIMLFTLVNTFVAYLIGQVVVIKIRQYLTIYYTKRWVQTKPYLQMYNCDNPDERISNDIKQFITLLKTLSLGFIASVPTFVVFSAILWSLSGSFELKVLGYEIKVYGYLFWFALILAGINIIAIIKVGKPLRKLVYDKQRYEANFRFGLAELRINNDYENNSKIFELKKHFSNVVDNFYQLTFREIKINVVTNFFSQIYGIIGIFLSLPRYFLKAISFGQVMQINSAFLKVVTPLLFFVYSYEQVAELKANVKRLKELVKQIDRSEIND; encoded by the coding sequence ATGTCTTTTATTAGAGATATTTACTATATTCTCAAGCCCTTCTTTAGCAGAGCTACTAATTATAAGATTATAGTCTTTGCGATCGTTATATGTGTCGTGTTAGAGTTTGTAGGTGTAGGCTTAGGAGTATGGTTAAACTATTGGTATATAGACTTTTATGACTCTTTAGCCAACTATAACCAACAACTTTTAATACATCAAATAATAGTTTTTATATTTATAATGTTATTTACTCTTGTTAATACTTTCGTAGCTTATTTAATTGGTCAAGTAGTAGTTATTAAAATCAGGCAGTATTTAACTATTTATTACACTAAGAGATGGGTGCAAACAAAACCTTATCTTCAAATGTATAATTGTGATAATCCTGATGAGCGAATAAGCAATGACATAAAGCAGTTTATAACTTTATTAAAAACTTTATCTTTAGGGTTTATCGCTAGTGTGCCTACATTTGTAGTATTCTCAGCTATTTTATGGAGTTTATCAGGCAGCTTTGAGCTTAAAGTTTTAGGCTATGAGATTAAAGTGTATGGTTATTTATTTTGGTTTGCTTTAATATTAGCGGGTATTAATATAATAGCTATTATAAAGGTTGGTAAACCTCTTCGAAAGCTTGTTTATGATAAGCAAAGATATGAAGCAAACTTTAGATTTGGCTTGGCTGAGCTACGGATTAATAATGATTATGAAAACAACTCTAAAATATTTGAATTAAAAAAACATTTTTCAAATGTCGTAGACAATTTTTATCAACTAACGTTTAGAGAGATAAAGATAAATGTAGTAACAAATTTCTTCTCCCAGATATATGGAATAATAGGCATTTTTTTATCTTTACCTCGTTACTTTCTAAAGGCTATTAGTTTTGGCCAAGTTATGCAGATAAACTCAGCTTTTTTAAAGGTTGTGACTCCTCTTCTTTTCTTTGTGTACAGCTATGAGCAAGTCGCAGAGTTAAAAGCAAATGTAAAAAGATTAAAGGAATTAGTTAAGCAGATTGATAGAAGTGAAATTAATGATTAA
- a CDS encoding APC family permease: MKLKNLIFGSPIPNAEQQDQKIGLFAGFAILSSNALSSVSYATGEVFIVLATAGAAAVTQYSISVAIMVVLLILLMGFSYAQVVRAHPEGGGSYSIVKSHFNEKLLLLTAASLIIDYILTVAVSVSTASVAISSAFPILNSYSIELALILLALLMIINLRGVKSTAKIFIWPTYMFIASILIMIVFGIYQYNHDSLQTFEYSQTYVDHMQTSVGVLTLTLVLRAFSSGSAALTGIESYANGVSAYKSPVLSKAITGMMLMTLLSIIMFAGVTFIAAKTQIYPGFSESVLSQVAHQVLGHGFFYYFLQASTCLILLMAANTCFTGFPTLASIISKDGYLPEQLQRVGDRFAFRNGIIMLTALSGVLIVIFEAEVSRLIPLYAFGVFIAFTLCQAGLVKYWYRNKRLYKSWSIRAFINAFGCVATFVVLLTIVESKFFEGVWVVIIAIAVIMYVLYAIKNHYITRQHNLTLSIDEAIVNASVHDNAKPKIILLVSRIHRGTIEALRLARNISDDITPVFVSADENKIEKVKTQWKNLAFREKLLILRPVYNSFITPVLQILHKNDLRDPERGYSVVVIPEVVNTKWWHFLLHNQNSRMVKLAIAAMDKKDEKTATRVVISVPYKAE; this comes from the coding sequence ATGAAACTAAAGAATCTTATATTTGGCTCTCCAATTCCAAATGCAGAACAGCAAGATCAAAAAATTGGTTTGTTTGCTGGCTTTGCGATATTGTCATCAAATGCTTTATCATCTGTTTCGTATGCAACAGGAGAAGTATTTATAGTTTTGGCAACAGCTGGTGCTGCAGCAGTTACGCAATATTCTATTAGTGTTGCTATTATGGTAGTTTTATTGATATTACTAATGGGATTCTCATATGCTCAAGTTGTAAGAGCACACCCTGAGGGTGGAGGATCTTATTCTATTGTGAAGAGTCATTTTAATGAGAAGCTACTTTTACTTACCGCAGCATCATTGATTATTGATTATATTCTTACAGTTGCTGTATCTGTTTCTACTGCATCGGTAGCTATTAGTTCAGCCTTTCCAATACTTAATAGCTATAGCATTGAACTAGCACTAATTCTTTTAGCTCTTTTGATGATTATAAATCTTCGTGGTGTGAAATCTACGGCAAAGATTTTTATATGGCCAACATATATGTTTATTGCTTCAATTTTGATAATGATAGTCTTCGGAATCTATCAATATAATCACGATAGTTTACAAACATTTGAGTACTCACAAACCTATGTTGATCATATGCAAACGTCTGTTGGAGTCCTAACTCTAACCCTTGTGCTTAGGGCTTTCTCATCGGGTAGTGCTGCCTTGACAGGTATAGAGTCTTATGCAAATGGAGTGTCTGCTTATAAATCCCCAGTTTTGTCAAAAGCAATTACTGGGATGATGTTAATGACACTTCTATCAATAATTATGTTTGCTGGTGTTACTTTTATTGCTGCAAAAACACAAATTTATCCAGGTTTTTCAGAGAGTGTTTTATCTCAAGTAGCACATCAAGTGTTAGGCCATGGGTTTTTTTATTATTTCTTACAGGCATCTACTTGTTTGATTCTACTTATGGCGGCAAATACTTGTTTTACAGGTTTTCCAACATTAGCATCTATTATAAGTAAGGACGGTTATTTACCTGAGCAGTTACAAAGAGTAGGTGATAGGTTCGCATTTAGAAATGGAATAATAATGCTAACTGCTTTATCAGGAGTATTGATTGTAATATTTGAAGCAGAGGTTAGCAGATTAATTCCTTTATATGCTTTTGGTGTATTTATTGCTTTTACACTTTGTCAAGCAGGTTTAGTTAAGTATTGGTACCGTAACAAGCGCTTATATAAAAGCTGGAGTATTAGAGCCTTTATAAACGCATTTGGATGTGTAGCGACTTTTGTTGTACTTTTAACTATTGTAGAGAGCAAATTCTTTGAGGGTGTTTGGGTTGTAATAATAGCTATCGCAGTTATTATGTATGTTCTTTATGCAATTAAGAACCATTATATAACTAGACAGCATAACTTGACACTAAGTATTGATGAGGCTATTGTAAATGCAAGTGTGCATGATAATGCTAAGCCTAAAATTATCTTATTAGTATCACGTATACATCGAGGAACAATAGAAGCACTAAGATTAGCGAGAAATATATCAGATGATATAACACCTGTTTTTGTATCAGCAGATGAAAACAAAATTGAGAAAGTTAAAACACAATGGAAAAACCTAGCATTTAGAGAAAAATTACTAATTTTACGACCAGTGTATAACTCATTTATAACACCTGTATTGCAAATATTGCATAAAAATGATCTTAGAGATCCTGAGAGAGGCTATTCGGTGGTAGTTATTCCAGAAGTTGTTAATACTAAATGGTGGCACTTTTTGCTTCATAATCAGAACTCTCGCATGGTTAAGCTAGCTATTGCAGCCATGGATAAAAAAGATGAAAAAACAGCTACTAGGGTGGTTATCTCAGTTCCTTATAAGGCTGAGTAA
- the cgtA gene encoding Obg family GTPase CgtA has protein sequence MRFVDEVTIKLQAGKGGNGCVSFRREKYVPRGGPDGGDGGHGGSIYLKADENVNTLIDYRYKREYQAENGRPGEGRNCYGKAGEDLYLIVPVGTSIFDSETNKKIGEVLKHGEILKLVSGGNRGIGNTHFKSSTNQAPRKFTLGEEGEYKEVRLELNLLADIALLGLPNAGKSTLIRSVSQATPKVADYPFTTMYPHLGVVKVGVDSFVMADIPGVIEGAAEGAGLGLRFLKHLTRARCVLHVVDISPFDESDPVENYFAVEKELEKYSEDLLAKPRFLVINKVDLLGDEVEQKCQEFVEKIGYTGKFYKISAAMKKGTDELAKKLNEFLQKQE, from the coding sequence ATGAGATTTGTAGATGAAGTGACAATCAAACTTCAAGCTGGTAAAGGTGGAAATGGGTGTGTTAGTTTCCGTAGAGAAAAATATGTACCTCGTGGAGGACCTGACGGCGGAGACGGAGGTCATGGAGGTAGTATTTACCTAAAAGCCGATGAAAATGTTAATACTCTGATTGATTATCGATATAAAAGAGAGTATCAAGCTGAAAATGGCAGACCAGGAGAGGGTCGTAACTGTTATGGTAAAGCTGGTGAAGATCTATATCTTATAGTGCCTGTTGGTACAAGTATATTTGATTCTGAAACCAATAAAAAAATTGGTGAGGTGCTTAAGCACGGTGAAATATTAAAGCTTGTTTCAGGTGGTAATAGAGGAATTGGCAATACTCACTTTAAGAGTAGTACAAATCAGGCTCCAAGGAAGTTTACACTTGGTGAAGAGGGTGAGTATAAAGAGGTTCGTTTGGAACTAAACCTTTTAGCAGATATTGCTCTCCTTGGCTTGCCAAATGCTGGTAAATCTACTTTGATTCGTTCAGTATCTCAGGCAACACCAAAAGTGGCCGACTATCCATTTACAACTATGTATCCACATCTTGGCGTTGTTAAAGTTGGTGTAGATAGTTTTGTGATGGCAGATATTCCGGGAGTTATTGAAGGAGCTGCTGAAGGAGCTGGATTAGGCCTTAGATTCTTGAAACATCTAACAAGAGCAAGATGTGTTCTGCATGTGGTTGATATTAGTCCTTTTGATGAGTCTGATCCTGTTGAGAATTATTTTGCTGTTGAGAAAGAGCTTGAAAAGTATAGTGAAGATTTATTAGCTAAACCAAGATTTCTAGTTATAAATAAAGTTGATTTGCTAGGTGATGAAGTTGAACAAAAGTGTCAGGAATTTGTCGAGAAAATTGGCTATACAGGCAAATTTTATAAAATATCTGCAGCGATGAAGAAAGGTACAGATGAGTTAGCTAAAAAGTTAAATGAGTTTTTGCAAAAGCAAGAGTAA